The following is a genomic window from uncultured Draconibacterium sp..
AATAGTTAATGGCAACTGCAATTATTCTCCCTACAGCTTGAGGATAGCTGTTTTTTCTTCTTTCCAAAAGTTTTCTTTAACAACCACAGCACGGCTGTCAATACGAGAATATAAACGACAATATTTTGAAAACTCCACATTTTAATCTATTGTAACTAGTCTATTTTAGTAACTGGTATGCCCCCATCGCTACAATGTAAGCAAATACACTCATAAATACGAGTTGTGCCAAAGGCCATTTCCAACTGTTGGTTTCACGTTTTACAATGGCCAGTGTACTCATGCATTGCATAGCAAAAGCGTAAAACAGCAATAACGAAATTCCTGTGGGAAAATTAAAAATCCGTTCTCCGGTAACAGGGTCAATTTCGTTGGTCATTCTGTTCTTTATTGTTTCTTCATTTTCGCTTCCTACGCTGTAAACCGTAGCCAGCGTTCCTACAAAAACTTCGCGGGCGGCAAAAGAACTTACCAGTGCAATTCCAATTTTCCAGTCGTAACCCAACGGGCGGATAACGGGCTCAACCGCATGTCCAATAATTCCGATATATGAATGCCGAAGTTTGTAGGAAGCCACAGCAGTTGATAATTCATCTTCGTTTACCATTTGGTTTTGATAGTTGGCTTTAACATTTTCTTCTGCATTTCGAAACTTTTCTCCCGGTCCGTGTGCCGCCAAAAACCATAAAACAATAGAAATAGCCAGAATAATTTTTCCTGCTCCCACAACAAAGCTTTTGGTTTTCTCCCAAACAGTGAGTCCCACATTTTTCAATAAGGGAACTTTATAGGCGGGCATTTCTGTAACAAAAAATGTACGACTCTTCCTTTTCAATATTTTATTTAAAAGATAACCCGAAAAAAAAGCGGTTAAAAAACCAAGAAGATACAATGCCATTAACGTGAGTCCTTGCAGATTCAATCCCATAAAAGATTGATCGGGTATAACAAGAGCAATGATAATTAAATAAACAGGGAGACGGGCAGAACATGTAGTAAAAGGTGTTATTAAAATGGTTATTAGTCGTTCTTTCCAGTCGTCGATATTTCGGGTAGCCATTATTGCCGGGATAGCACACGCAGTACCCGAAATTAGTGGAACTACACTTTTTCCGTTTAACCCAAATTTGCGCATTATTTTATCCATCAGAAAAACAACACGACTCAGGTAGCCACTTTCTTCTAAAATCGAAATAAAGAAAAACAGAAATGCAATTTGCGGAACAAAAATTACGATGCCTCCAATTCCCGGCACAATCCCTTCAGCCAGCAAATTTGTTAAGGAACCTTCCGGTAAGGATTCTTTTAACCACCCTGAGAGTTGCGAAAACAAACTGTCGATTAAATCCATTGGGTAGCTACTCCAACTATAAATCGACTGAAAAACCAACATCATTATCAGAAAGAAAATAACATATCCCAAAACACGGTGAGTTAAAAGTCTGTCAAGTCGGCTCCGTAAATCTTTGGCAGAAGACACATCCTTTTTATACGTTTCTTTTAACAACTGATTGATAAATAAATAACGTAAAATCACCTCTTTTTGCTGCAATCTTCTGAGTTCTGCCTGATTTATAAATTCATATCTTGCAGAATCTTCCGGCTCACTTTTTACACGCTTGGTTTCTGATATTTGACTCAAATTAAGCCAATGCCGGTAGAGGTTTTCTTCGGGATAAGTTTTGGCAAGCGAATCAAAATATTCGGGATTAATTTGCGAAAACTGCACACAAGATAATGTTGGCAACTGCTTGTAATCCGGTATAAGTTGTTTTAATTCGGCTATTCCTGTGCCTTTTCGTGCGCTGACCAACACCACCCGTGTGTGAAGTTTTTCTTCCATCTTTTTAATATCGATGGAAATGCTTTTGCGCTGCATAACATCGGCCATATTTACAGCCAGAATTACAGGAATATTCAAATCTTTTATCTGGGTTAACAATAAAAGATTTCTTTTCAGATTTTCTATATCAGCAACCACCAACACCACATCGGGATAATCAGCTTTTGTTTTACGAAGAAGTAGATCGGTTACAATTTGCTCATCGGGCGAAGTTGCATTAAGGCTGTATGTGCCAGGCAAATCTACAATGTGTGCTTTATCTCCATTGGGCAATTTACAGCTTCCTTCTTTTTTTTCCACCGTTACACCGGGGTAGTTCCCTACTTTTTGATTTAGCCCGGTAAGCTGGTTAAAGACTGAGGTCTTCCCTGTGTTCGGATTTCCTATTAACGCAACATTTATTTTTTTACCCATTTATATTACTTTTCTGATTTCAATCAACCGGGCCGTTTCAGTACGAATGGCAAAATGACTATCGTTTACCGTTAAATAAACCAAATCTTTAAAAGGTGAAAACTGTACCAATTGAACTTCGTTCCCAGGCAAGCATCCCATTTCCTGAAATTTTACCGGAATAACATCGATTGAAAAATTTTCAATTATGCCTTTTTCTCCGCGTTTAAGATTTGCTATTGTATATTTCATTCGTTTATATTTCTGATACAAATTTTAATTTAAACCATGCATTTCTAAATTGTCGGAACCATCAACCATGAGAATTTTTTGTTTACGCTCATTAGCCGGAAGTTCTGAGATACAACAATATTAGTGTCTTTTATATGTAAAAAACGAAGCGCGTAAAATTAAGGAGATTAGAATCCTTAATCAATCACCAGAAATAGGGATTTTTGGACAAAAACTTATTATCGGTTACAGATTTTACTGGTTCGGGAAATATACTGTTTGTGCTACTTGTTCCTGTTTCTCGGTATGTTCTCCTCTACAGAGGATATAAAACGATGTAAGATTTTCGCTTAAAGATCAGATTCCCCGTACCCGACACTCCCTATTTATGGGGATATTTATTGTTCTCTTATCTACTTCAAAGAATTTTTATCTTATTGCTCTCACTATCCGAAAATTCCGATTGTTAATAGAGTAAGAATAAATTCGTCAAACAAACATTTATTTTTGTTTTGTTGCATTTTGAAATTACATTTGTCCCTACGTTCATTCAAAAATTTGAGAATGAGATACCCGGTAAAACGGGTTTAATAGGGAATCACGTGAAAATCGTGAGCTGTCGCGCAACTGTAAAGTCCTTTTCAGTTTTGCAACATAAAGCCACTGCACCGAATCTTCGGAGCGGGAAGGCGTTGTAAAACGGACAAGCCAGGAGACCTGTCTTATTTTTATGAACGGCAATTGCTTTCGCGGTATAAGGCATAGTCGAGGAACGAATCGAAAAAACTTCTTTTTCGTCCCCACACTATTTTATTATTCGCGTAAGTATTCAGATTTAATAATTAAAAAATGCTGTATGCTTACACAAAATTTAGGTTTCCCCCGCATTGGCGCACAACGCGAATTAAAGCGGGCTTGCGAGAAATACTGGAAAGGTATTTCAACTCTGGAAGAATTACAGGAAACAGGGCGGCAGGAACGCCTTAAAAACTGGAAATTTCAACAAGATTCAGGAATTGACATTATACCATCAAACGACTTCTCGTTTTATGACCAGGTGGCCGACCATATTTTCATGTTTGGTGCAATTCCTGCACGTTTTAACAAGCTATCCTCAAAACTAAAAAACAATGATCTGTACTTTGCCATGTGCCGTGGATATCAAAACGATGAGTTTGATGTTACCCCGCTTGAAATGACAAAGTGGTTCGACACCAACTACCACTACCTGGTGCCGGAATTTGAAAAAAATCAGCAGTTTAAACTTAGCAGTAATAAAGTAATTGATGAGTTTAATGAAGCACTGGAAGCCGGAATTAAAACAAAGCCGGTTTTGATCGGGCCGTTTTCTTTCCTGAAACTTGGTAAAGAAAAATCGACCGACTTTAATCGTTTGGATTTAATCCACGCACTTCTTCCGGTTTATATCGAACTTATTGGCCGGATGGAAAACGCAGGTATCGATTGCATTCAGCTTGATGAGCCGTGCCTGGCAGGAGATTTAACGCATCCCGAACAGCAACTTTACCGCGCCGTATTAACTGAATTATTTGGATCTTTTCCCTCGATAAAATTTGTACTTACCAGCTATTTTGATGGGATAGAAAAACAAATTGAATGGGTAAAATGCCTGCCGCTGGAAGTTTTGCATCTTGATTTGGTACGTGCACCTGAACAGTTGGATTTGTTCCTCGGAAAAATACCAAAATTTTTAACCTTGTCGCTAGGATTAGTTGATGGTAGAAACATTTGGGCCAATAACTTGCAAGAGTCGGTGGAGATAATACGAAAAACTGCTGAAAAAATTGGCACCGACCGGATTATTCTGGCTCCTTCGTGTTCGTTGTTGCACGTTCCGTATAACCTTGAAAACGAAAATGACGAAAACACACTTCCTCTTTTTGTAAAAGAGAAAATGGCTTTTGCTTTTCAAAAAATAAACGAGCTTGTTTTGCTAAAAGAACTGGCATCAGAAAATCCTTCAGAACACGCTCAACAGAAACTAAAACACAACACCCAGGTATTTGAAAACTGGGCTAAAAATCCATCAATTAGCAATTCAAAAGTCAGAGAACAGGTTTCCGAAGTTCAGAATAAATGGAGTGAGATAGACCGAAAATCCTGCTTTAATGAGAGAATTCGCAAACAACAGAAGAAACTCAAACTGCCTGCTTTCCCAACTACAATGATAGGCTCGTTGCCGCAAACTACCGAAGTTCGAAAAATGCGCCGAAACTTTATAAACGGAGACGTTTCGAAAAAAGAATACGATGCATTTATTGAAAATGCTATGAAAGATGCCATCAGGAGGCAGGAAGAAATTGGAATAGATGTGCTGGTACACGGAGAATTTGAGCGAAACGACATGGTTGAATTCTTTAGTGAGCAACTGGAAGGTTTTGCCCGCACACAAAACGGCTGGGTACAGAGTTACGGTTCGCGGGGAGTAAAACCACCCATCATTTTCGGCGATGTTTTTCGCAAAACACCAATGACTGTCGAGATCTCGAAGTTGGCACAATCGTTTACCGAAAAACCAATGAAAGGAATGCTTACCGGTCCGGTTACTATTCTTCAGTGGTCGTTTGTACGAAACGATCAACCACGAAAAGATACCACTATACAACTTGGTCTGGCCATTCGCGACGAAGTACTTGATCTGGAAAAAGCAGGACTCCCAATCATCCAAATTGATGAACCAGCTGTACGCGAAGGACTTCCAATAAAAAAGGAAAACCAGAAAGACTATTTAAACTGGGCTGTAAAATGCTTTAAACTTTGCAGCTGGGGGGTAAAAGACGAAACACAAATTCACACCCACATGTGTTATGCCGAGTTTAACGATATCATTCAACCCATTGTTGATATGGATGCCGATGTGATTAGCATTGAAACATCGCGCTCGCAGATGGAACTGCTCGATGTGTTTTCTAAAATTCAGTATCTCAATCAAATTGGTCCGGGAGTTTACGATATCCATTCTCCCCGTATTCCGGATGTGAATGAAATGACAGACCTTTTATTTGCAGCCTCGAAATATTTACCGGCACAAAACATATGGGTAAATCCTGATTGCGGATTAAAAACCAGAAACTGGGAAGAAACAAAAAAATCAATCAAAAATATGATTCATGCAGCAATTCGAATGAGGGAAGCGATTACCCCTCAGTAGAATTGCTATCGGTTGCTCAGGAGGAAACCATTTGTGGTTTCCTCCTTTTTATGCAAACAAAAATCACTAACATATGGAATTATTAAAACTATTTTCCCACACGGGAACTGCATCAACATTAATCTATTTGAGCCTCACGGGAATTGCCGGAGTCTTGTTGGGTAAGATCCGCTTTTTTAATATTAAGCTGGGAATTGCCGGGGTACTTTTTATTGGACTTTTGGTGGGCCATCTGGGTGCCAAAACCGATCACGAAGTCTTACATTTTGTAAAAGAATTCGGACTTATTTTATTCGTTTACTCCATCGGGTTAGAAGTTGGACCACGGTTTATTCCTTCGCTAAAAAGCAATGGGTTAAAACTCAATTTTCTGGCCATGGGAATAGTTGTACTTGGCTTTTTGGTTGCGTTAACCATAAAGCTGGTATTTAATGTCCCAACTCCTGTTATAACCGGGATTATGAGCGGAGCAGTAACCAACACTCCCGGACTGGGTGCTGCCCAGCAGGTTATTACCGAACAGTTTGCCAATCCCGAGCTAACAGAGTTAACCGGAATGGGCTATGCTGTTGCTTATCCGTTCGGGATTATTGGTATCATTCTCACGATGCTGTTGCTTCGTTTTTTCTTTAAAGTGAACGTAAAAAGCGAAGCTAAAGAGTACACCAGCAAACTTTCGGGCATAAGCGGAAAACTACAAGC
Proteins encoded in this region:
- the feoB gene encoding ferrous iron transport protein B encodes the protein MGKKINVALIGNPNTGKTSVFNQLTGLNQKVGNYPGVTVEKKEGSCKLPNGDKAHIVDLPGTYSLNATSPDEQIVTDLLLRKTKADYPDVVLVVADIENLKRNLLLLTQIKDLNIPVILAVNMADVMQRKSISIDIKKMEEKLHTRVVLVSARKGTGIAELKQLIPDYKQLPTLSCVQFSQINPEYFDSLAKTYPEENLYRHWLNLSQISETKRVKSEPEDSARYEFINQAELRRLQQKEVILRYLFINQLLKETYKKDVSSAKDLRSRLDRLLTHRVLGYVIFFLIMMLVFQSIYSWSSYPMDLIDSLFSQLSGWLKESLPEGSLTNLLAEGIVPGIGGIVIFVPQIAFLFFFISILEESGYLSRVVFLMDKIMRKFGLNGKSVVPLISGTACAIPAIMATRNIDDWKERLITILITPFTTCSARLPVYLIIIALVIPDQSFMGLNLQGLTLMALYLLGFLTAFFSGYLLNKILKRKSRTFFVTEMPAYKVPLLKNVGLTVWEKTKSFVVGAGKIILAISIVLWFLAAHGPGEKFRNAEENVKANYQNQMVNEDELSTAVASYKLRHSYIGIIGHAVEPVIRPLGYDWKIGIALVSSFAAREVFVGTLATVYSVGSENEETIKNRMTNEIDPVTGERIFNFPTGISLLLFYAFAMQCMSTLAIVKRETNSWKWPLAQLVFMSVFAYIVAMGAYQLLK
- a CDS encoding FeoA family protein, which codes for MKYTIANLKRGEKGIIENFSIDVIPVKFQEMGCLPGNEVQLVQFSPFKDLVYLTVNDSHFAIRTETARLIEIRKVI
- the metE gene encoding 5-methyltetrahydropteroyltriglutamate--homocysteine S-methyltransferase is translated as MLTQNLGFPRIGAQRELKRACEKYWKGISTLEELQETGRQERLKNWKFQQDSGIDIIPSNDFSFYDQVADHIFMFGAIPARFNKLSSKLKNNDLYFAMCRGYQNDEFDVTPLEMTKWFDTNYHYLVPEFEKNQQFKLSSNKVIDEFNEALEAGIKTKPVLIGPFSFLKLGKEKSTDFNRLDLIHALLPVYIELIGRMENAGIDCIQLDEPCLAGDLTHPEQQLYRAVLTELFGSFPSIKFVLTSYFDGIEKQIEWVKCLPLEVLHLDLVRAPEQLDLFLGKIPKFLTLSLGLVDGRNIWANNLQESVEIIRKTAEKIGTDRIILAPSCSLLHVPYNLENENDENTLPLFVKEKMAFAFQKINELVLLKELASENPSEHAQQKLKHNTQVFENWAKNPSISNSKVREQVSEVQNKWSEIDRKSCFNERIRKQQKKLKLPAFPTTMIGSLPQTTEVRKMRRNFINGDVSKKEYDAFIENAMKDAIRRQEEIGIDVLVHGEFERNDMVEFFSEQLEGFARTQNGWVQSYGSRGVKPPIIFGDVFRKTPMTVEISKLAQSFTEKPMKGMLTGPVTILQWSFVRNDQPRKDTTIQLGLAIRDEVLDLEKAGLPIIQIDEPAVREGLPIKKENQKDYLNWAVKCFKLCSWGVKDETQIHTHMCYAEFNDIIQPIVDMDADVISIETSRSQMELLDVFSKIQYLNQIGPGVYDIHSPRIPDVNEMTDLLFAASKYLPAQNIWVNPDCGLKTRNWEETKKSIKNMIHAAIRMREAITPQ